The following proteins are co-located in the Vigna unguiculata cultivar IT97K-499-35 chromosome 9, ASM411807v1, whole genome shotgun sequence genome:
- the LOC114162103 gene encoding glyceraldehyde-3-phosphate dehydrogenase, cytosolic-like, with the protein MGKVKIGINGFGRIGRLVARVALQRDDVELVAVNDPFITTDYMTYMFKYDSVHGHWKHHDVTVKDSNTLLFGDKPVTVFGHRNPDEIPWGETGADIVVESTGVFTDKDKAAAHLKGGAKKVIISAPSKDAPMFVVGVNEHEYKPELDIISNASCTTNCLAPLAKVINDRFGIVEGLMTTVHSITATQKTVDGPSAKDWRGGRAASFNIIPSSTGAAKAVGKVLPSLNGKLTGMAFRVPTVDVSVVDLTVRLEKSASYAEIKNAIKEESEGKLKGILGYTEDDVVSTDFVGDSRSSIFDAKAGIALNENFVKLVSWYDNEWGYSSRVIDLLVHVAKTSF; encoded by the exons ATGG GCAAGGTCAAGATCGGAATCAACG GATTTGGAAGAATCGGCCGTTTGGTGGCCAGGGTGGCTCTTCAGAGAGACGATGTTGAACTCGTTGCTGTTAACGATCCCTTCATCACTACCGATTACATG ACATACATGTTTAAATACGACAGTGTTCATGGACACTGGAAGCATCACGATGTCACCGTTAAGGACTCCAATACCCTCCTCTTTGGCGATAAGCCAGTCACTGTTTTTGGACACAG GAACCCTGACGAGATCCCATGGGGTGAGACTGGAGCTGATATCGTTGTTGAATCCACTGGAGTTTTCACCGATAAGGACAAGGCCGCCGCCCATTTGAAG GGTGGTGCTAAGAAGGTTATTATTTCTGCCCCCAGCAAGGATGCTCCCATGTTTGTTGTTGGTGTTAACGAGCACGAGTACAAGCCTGAGCTTGATATCATCTCCAATGCCAGCTGCACAACCAACTGCCTTGCTCCACTCGCCAAG GTTATTAATGACAGATTTGGCATCGTCGAGGGTTTGATGACCACAGTTCATTCCATCACCG CTACCCAGAAGACTGTTGATGGACCATCAGCCAAAGACTGGAGAGGTGGAAGAGCTGCTTCATTTAACATCATTCCTAGCAGCACTGGAGCTGCCAAG GCTGTTGGGAAAGTCCTTCCTTCTTTGAATGGAAAATTGACTGGAATGGCATTCCGTGTTCCCACCGTGGATGTCTCCGTTGTTGACCTCACAGTGAGGCTGGAGAAGAGTGCCAGCTATGCCGAAATTAAAAATGCTATCAA GGAGGAATCCGAGGGCAAGTTGAAGGGAATTCTTGGTTACACCGAAGATGATGTGGTCTCCACCGACTTTGTGGGTGACAGCAG ATCAAGTATTTTTGATGCAAAGGCTGGAATTGCATTGAACGAAAATTTTGTGAAGCTCGTCTCGTGGTACGACAATGAGTGGGGATACAG CTCACGTGTGATTGACCTGCTTGTTCACGTTGCCAAGACCTCTTTTTAA